From Caldanaerobius fijiensis DSM 17918, a single genomic window includes:
- a CDS encoding type IV pilus modification PilV family protein, with amino-acid sequence MKWLYNKQGGFTLLELVVTIGILGIIMVPILGLFNQAYLVDQGSWSKIQTLNAAQAVMEDVMAGKVSEGYQPPKGYCVDVKSSNVSGVSGLNKVHIKVYPQNAPNWGVELTAYTAGDVSYESPGNNGEQNGKPKEDSFYKWLRAHTDTFNTMFILVLVIYLASTVFSKETIFDLAIPDSKKAFDYVMDILHDKFYGVDYKGVIKNADLASEIEKAHGLKGTDWGIVKKLAKFLDNLREKLNVWFL; translated from the coding sequence ATGAAATGGCTTTATAATAAACAAGGTGGTTTTACACTGCTGGAATTGGTAGTAACGATAGGGATACTTGGCATAATAATGGTGCCTATATTAGGGTTGTTTAATCAAGCTTATTTAGTAGATCAGGGCTCATGGTCGAAAATCCAAACTCTTAATGCTGCCCAGGCGGTTATGGAAGATGTGATGGCCGGGAAGGTATCTGAAGGTTATCAGCCGCCTAAAGGGTATTGTGTTGATGTAAAGTCCTCTAATGTGAGCGGCGTTTCTGGCTTAAACAAGGTACACATTAAGGTATATCCTCAAAATGCCCCCAATTGGGGTGTAGAGCTTACAGCTTATACGGCAGGAGATGTGTCTTATGAGTCCCCTGGGAATAACGGTGAACAAAATGGGAAACCAAAGGAGGATAGCTTTTACAAGTGGCTTAGAGCCCATACGGATACTTTTAACACTATGTTTATATTGGTATTGGTGATATATCTTGCCTCTACCGTATTTTCAAAAGAGACGATTTTTGACCTGGCTATACCTGATTCTAAAAAAGCTTTTGATTATGTTATGGATATTCTGCACGATAAGTTTTACGGCGTGGATTATAAGGGTGTTATCAAAAATGCCGATCTGGCCAGTGAAATTGAAAAAGCTCATGGGTTAAAAGGCACCGATTGGGGAATTGTAAAAAAGCTAGCAAAATTTCTGGATAACCTGAGAGAAAAATTGAATGTGTGGTTTTTATGA
- a CDS encoding shikimate kinase produces MNAVLIGFMGCGKTTVGRIVSQYLKWNFIDTDDLIVEKTKISISDIFKRYGEAYFRQIESQIIKDISDVDKCVISLGGGAVLNEQNINTLKGKGLVFYLKGSPETIIAHIGDNKDRPLLHTSNPYNTIKELLNKRHPLYVKNSHYSIDIDGKDPETIAHEIINILKDAERRK; encoded by the coding sequence GTGAATGCTGTTTTGATAGGGTTTATGGGATGCGGGAAAACTACTGTAGGACGTATTGTTTCACAATACTTGAAGTGGAATTTTATTGATACCGATGATTTGATAGTTGAAAAAACTAAAATATCCATTTCCGATATATTCAAAAGATATGGCGAAGCTTATTTTCGACAGATAGAAAGCCAGATCATTAAGGATATTTCTGACGTGGATAAATGTGTTATATCACTGGGCGGTGGGGCCGTATTAAATGAGCAAAATATAAATACTTTAAAGGGGAAAGGCTTGGTATTCTACCTTAAAGGATCTCCAGAAACTATTATTGCCCACATTGGCGATAATAAAGATAGGCCATTGCTCCACACTTCAAATCCCTATAATACTATAAAAGAGCTATTAAATAAAAGACACCCATTATATGTTAAAAATAGCCATTACTCTATTGACATTGATGGGAAGGATCCTGAAACTATAGCACATGAAATCATTAACATTTTAAAAGATGCAGAAAGGAGAAAATGA
- a CDS encoding late competence development ComFB family protein has protein sequence MLKVKNCMEDLVFEMIDGIIKDIDVCKCDKCKMDIAALALNNLKPHYVVTPIGEVYTKVNILKQQFEADIISEIVKAAQYVAENPRHDVNILK, from the coding sequence GTGTTAAAGGTGAAGAACTGTATGGAAGATCTTGTGTTTGAGATGATAGATGGGATTATAAAAGACATCGATGTGTGCAAATGTGATAAGTGTAAAATGGATATTGCAGCGCTGGCTTTAAATAATTTGAAACCTCATTATGTTGTGACGCCGATAGGAGAGGTATATACAAAAGTAAATATACTGAAACAGCAATTCGAGGCTGATATAATATCAGAGATAGTAAAAGCTGCTCAATATGTGGCAGAAAATCCAAGGCATGATGTCAACATTCTCAAATAG
- the pilM gene encoding pilus assembly protein PilM: MVFLLPNIGIDVGSKFTKIAILKKDKYKYYSLLTPDNCVNNGRILDVDKLASSIKDFFKKNRIKGQLCFSLSCSDIIIREIYMPRMSEAELKNAVRFEAGKYIPMLSDDYIVDYKVLGEIDNGLRVLLVACPRSTIDGYLNLAVKLRMKIKAVDIFPNAVIKAIKFFKFLTDDPMALIDMGHKYTKILIAERGVYGFYREIPFGSENVALLLANKYNIDLNTADEKLTKGDYDIIQMDGFFDSLLREIDTVFNYYYTHFRKDISYIYLSGGLSNIKGLDGVIKDYFNIEIKYFSSEDMKCILPALGAALRGC; encoded by the coding sequence ATGGTATTTTTATTACCGAATATCGGCATAGATGTGGGTTCTAAATTCACAAAAATAGCTATTTTAAAAAAAGATAAATACAAATATTACAGCTTATTGACGCCGGACAATTGCGTGAACAATGGGCGAATATTAGACGTGGATAAATTGGCTTCTAGTATAAAGGATTTTTTTAAGAAAAATAGGATTAAGGGTCAACTGTGCTTTTCATTATCCTGTTCTGATATTATAATAAGAGAGATATATATGCCCAGGATGAGTGAAGCAGAGCTAAAAAATGCCGTGAGGTTTGAAGCTGGTAAATATATACCGATGTTATCTGATGATTATATTGTGGATTACAAGGTGTTAGGCGAAATAGATAATGGCTTGAGAGTGCTTTTAGTTGCCTGTCCACGGTCAACTATAGACGGATACTTAAATTTAGCCGTCAAGCTTAGAATGAAGATTAAGGCCGTCGATATTTTCCCAAACGCTGTAATAAAAGCCATAAAATTTTTTAAATTTCTTACAGATGATCCTATGGCATTAATAGATATGGGACATAAATACACCAAGATATTGATCGCTGAAAGGGGAGTATACGGGTTTTACAGAGAAATACCTTTTGGCAGTGAAAATGTAGCATTACTCCTGGCAAATAAGTACAATATCGATTTGAATACAGCTGATGAAAAACTGACAAAAGGCGATTATGACATAATTCAAATGGACGGTTTTTTCGACTCGCTTTTAAGGGAAATTGATACGGTATTTAATTACTATTACACCCATTTTAGAAAGGATATATCATATATATATTTAAGCGGTGGCCTTTCCAATATCAAAGGATTAGATGGGGTTATAAAGGATTATTTTAATATAGAAATAAAATATTTTTCATCAGAAGATATGAAGTGTATATTGCCTGCACTGGGAGCAGCCTTGAGGGGGTGTTGA
- the pilO gene encoding type 4a pilus biogenesis protein PilO, which yields MSLTNREKRLIILLIIVSILALYYQYIIYPRLLKINELKANYMSMERRYNSTTKSIDVSNIGDSIKKYERQLALYDEYIPEYSNIEDFIVELYKYAETSGIKIQSIQFDQEQQGSKQQEAKSKVYKVYPMIIDVKGSYTCIANFVTMIQNSRRLTTIKGVSLSRSEESINAIINVNIYYQKDSFMNAKMGKYSGKDDPFKPLVTPVQGQSTQSNGNLTQTGSSQVQQEINKEITNQLKETINSLIDNIGKK from the coding sequence ATGAGTTTAACAAATAGGGAAAAACGGTTGATCATACTTTTGATAATCGTCTCTATATTGGCGCTGTATTACCAATATATTATCTATCCAAGGCTATTGAAAATAAATGAATTAAAAGCAAATTATATGTCGATGGAAAGAAGATATAACAGTACTACAAAAAGCATAGATGTTTCAAATATAGGTGATTCTATAAAAAAATATGAGAGGCAACTGGCATTATACGATGAGTATATTCCTGAGTATTCAAATATAGAGGACTTTATAGTAGAATTGTATAAATATGCTGAGACATCAGGAATAAAAATCCAATCGATTCAGTTTGACCAGGAGCAACAAGGCTCAAAGCAGCAGGAAGCAAAATCAAAGGTTTATAAGGTATATCCTATGATTATTGATGTCAAGGGTAGTTATACATGCATTGCCAATTTTGTGACGATGATTCAGAACTCTAGGAGGCTTACCACTATAAAAGGCGTATCGTTATCCAGATCTGAAGAAAGTATAAATGCTATTATAAACGTAAATATATATTACCAAAAAGATTCTTTTATGAACGCGAAAATGGGAAAATATTCAGGTAAGGACGATCCGTTTAAACCATTAGTAACTCCTGTTCAAGGTCAATCAACACAATCTAATGGTAATCTAACTCAAACGGGAAGTTCCCAGGTTCAGCAAGAGATCAATAAGGAGATAACGAATCAATTAAAGGAAACGATAAATAGCCTTATAGATAATATTGGTAAAAAATGA
- a CDS encoding type IV pilus modification PilV family protein, translating into MSVKYTFGQRGFTLVELIITISLFSIVFLVVASFFRYELLSFRVLSDDAKLKVQMDDLMNSIVEDIRAVNDSDLISISADDSNFILKVGNDEYNYDKNDLKVYKNRYLLAEDIENFYVSVNERTINIFITGKGARRDYTLTTSVVLRR; encoded by the coding sequence ATGAGTGTAAAATATACTTTTGGACAAAGAGGTTTCACATTGGTGGAATTGATAATAACTATATCGCTGTTTAGTATTGTATTTCTGGTTGTGGCTTCTTTTTTTAGATATGAATTGTTAAGCTTCAGGGTATTAAGCGACGACGCAAAGCTTAAGGTGCAAATGGACGATTTAATGAATAGTATAGTAGAAGATATACGAGCTGTAAATGATTCTGATTTAATAAGTATTTCAGCGGATGATTCAAATTTTATATTAAAAGTAGGTAATGATGAATACAATTATGACAAAAATGATTTAAAGGTATATAAAAATAGGTATCTTTTAGCAGAAGACATAGAGAATTTTTACGTGAGTGTAAATGAGAGAACGATAAATATCTTTATAACAGGAAAAGGTGCTCGTAGGGATTATACGTTGACGACATCTGTCGTCTTGCGCAGGTGA
- a CDS encoding prepilin peptidase: protein MMFILYIFVFIIGAIIGSFLNVVIYRVPREESITYPPSHCTRCGERLKAHELIPIISYILLKGRCSHCGERISPRYIAVEAITGLSFVLLFWKFGVSADAFFYALLVSMLISLSFIDLEHMIIPDKILAVGFIGGIVCRLIDLTGLHDYLIGVLLGFGLLFLIALISGGMGMGDAKLMGVIALYVDWKLVLSTLFLSFVIGAVISLILIASKVKGRKDYIPFGPFISVGAFISILFGYQLLNWYMTLIRG from the coding sequence ATCATGTTTATATTGTATATCTTTGTATTTATAATTGGCGCTATTATAGGCAGCTTTCTCAATGTAGTCATATACAGAGTGCCGAGGGAAGAGTCTATTACGTATCCACCTTCTCACTGCACTCGCTGCGGTGAAAGACTTAAAGCCCATGAACTCATACCTATCATAAGTTATATATTGCTGAAAGGTAGATGTTCGCACTGCGGCGAGAGGATATCGCCGAGGTACATTGCCGTTGAGGCTATAACTGGATTATCCTTTGTGCTTCTGTTTTGGAAGTTTGGAGTATCTGCTGATGCGTTCTTTTATGCACTGCTTGTTTCGATGTTGATCTCATTATCGTTTATAGATTTAGAGCATATGATAATACCAGACAAAATCCTGGCAGTGGGGTTTATAGGTGGTATTGTCTGTAGATTAATAGATCTAACGGGCTTGCATGATTACCTCATAGGTGTTTTGTTGGGGTTTGGATTGCTTTTTTTAATAGCGTTGATTTCAGGAGGCATGGGGATGGGCGATGCTAAACTCATGGGAGTAATAGCGTTATACGTGGATTGGAAGTTAGTTCTCTCTACCTTGTTTTTGTCCTTTGTTATAGGTGCAGTGATAAGCCTCATCCTCATAGCTTCCAAGGTGAAAGGACGTAAAGATTATATTCCCTTTGGACCGTTTATATCAGTGGGTGCTTTCATATCGATTTTGTTTGGGTATCAGCTTTTAAACTGGTACATGACCCTTATAAGAGGGTGA
- a CDS encoding type II secretion system protein: MIKNGFTLMELICTLAILAVVITVSVPYAFDIGSIKFETAQHKLLNDIRYYQELSDFTNKTHTLIFYNTYYVISNGINSSRVYLPDGVKLTVISGSNTIKFESDGMPVGIYGSGCSLKLSYEEKNVILTIRPITGRVKIK; this comes from the coding sequence TTGATAAAAAATGGATTTACGTTGATGGAATTAATTTGCACATTAGCGATTTTGGCAGTTGTCATAACGGTGTCAGTTCCTTATGCTTTTGATATAGGCTCTATTAAGTTTGAAACAGCACAGCATAAACTATTAAATGATATTAGATATTACCAGGAGTTATCAGATTTTACTAATAAAACCCATACATTGATTTTTTATAACACTTATTATGTAATAAGTAATGGGATAAATTCGTCCAGAGTATATCTTCCTGATGGAGTTAAATTGACGGTAATATCTGGGTCCAATACTATAAAATTTGAAAGTGATGGTATGCCTGTAGGAATATATGGTTCGGGATGTAGTTTAAAGCTTTCGTATGAAGAGAAAAACGTTATTTTGACGATTAGACCTATTACAGGAAGGGTGAAGATAAAATAG
- a CDS encoding PilW family protein — protein MSRGFTLIEVILSLALISMVLMIAFYFSSYSYDYYTRMINDLDIQQNVRYAMHKIVSEVKKVNDRGKIVIENGGRKINIMESNFTAPLDIYYIPETKTIYMYSSAQNDLAYGIDDFNARLEGDLLTISIKVKKKVLSASVKLMYNSGD, from the coding sequence ATGAGTAGAGGGTTTACTCTTATAGAGGTAATATTGTCCCTTGCATTGATTTCAATGGTTTTAATGATAGCGTTTTATTTTTCTTCTTATTCATACGATTATTATACCAGAATGATTAATGATTTAGATATACAGCAAAATGTCAGGTACGCTATGCACAAAATAGTAAGTGAGGTTAAGAAGGTCAATGACAGAGGAAAAATTGTAATAGAGAACGGGGGTAGAAAAATCAATATAATGGAGTCAAATTTCACTGCCCCACTGGATATTTATTATATTCCCGAAACTAAAACTATTTATATGTATTCTAGTGCACAAAATGATCTAGCTTATGGTATAGATGATTTTAATGCACGCCTTGAAGGCGATTTGTTGACGATATCTATAAAAGTCAAAAAGAAGGTATTGTCAGCATCAGTGAAATTAATGTATAATAGTGGTGATTAA
- a CDS encoding type IV pilus modification PilV family protein, whose protein sequence is MNQKGYSLVSIVIVFFILSLLGLSVLWVTFNQRSKVNRDYDNLSAIYAAESGIEYMKAVINNSIDNNSNNNGNNGNKNNNSGKKENNGNKQNEGNNDNEDILQQTLSGYIDQIEKIEGDKHFIIKGISVLDNSNGNGNNNGKSNGNGNNNGNNGNGNSSYVISIASEGHAGKQVYTAYIKLIVDTHGNSSSLSIETWKIIKGSYKPAIFNNL, encoded by the coding sequence ATGAATCAAAAAGGATATTCGTTAGTTTCAATTGTAATTGTTTTTTTTATATTGTCATTGTTGGGATTGTCTGTTTTATGGGTGACCTTTAACCAAAGATCTAAAGTAAATAGGGATTATGACAATCTATCAGCAATTTATGCCGCTGAAAGCGGCATCGAATACATGAAGGCTGTTATAAATAACAGTATAGATAACAATTCTAATAATAATGGAAATAATGGCAATAAAAATAATAATAGCGGCAAAAAAGAAAATAATGGTAACAAACAAAACGAAGGAAATAATGACAACGAGGACATTTTACAGCAGACACTTAGTGGTTATATAGACCAGATAGAAAAAATAGAAGGTGATAAACATTTTATTATAAAAGGTATTTCAGTTCTAGATAATAGTAACGGCAATGGCAATAATAACGGCAAAAGTAATGGTAATGGCAATAATAACGGCAATAATGGTAACGGCAATTCTTCATATGTAATATCAATTGCATCAGAAGGACATGCAGGTAAGCAGGTTTATACAGCTTATATCAAACTGATAGTGGATACGCATGGTAATTCAAGTTCTTTATCGATAGAAACGTGGAAGATAATTAAGGGAAGCTATAAACCTGCTATATTTAATAACTTGTAA
- a CDS encoding PilN domain-containing protein: MLNIKDINLLPEEIYIKEYQRKKRILKTLLILLFFAFLIGIYVETVRVQSTYESKIDSITIKAKNGTISDLSRLKDLENAVVSMKKSVEQIKKTRMDWPAIFDDITLITPRNVSIINLTADEQGMKLTGEAKSAEDIALFIKNLKSLNYIYEIKPVSIGDENKGILSFNLNIYFKVAQR; this comes from the coding sequence GTGTTGAATATAAAAGACATCAATCTACTGCCAGAAGAGATTTATATTAAAGAATATCAGAGAAAAAAAAGAATTTTAAAGACATTGTTAATTTTATTATTTTTTGCCTTTTTAATAGGTATCTATGTAGAAACAGTTAGGGTGCAGTCTACGTATGAAAGTAAAATCGATTCCATAACCATAAAGGCAAAGAATGGTACTATAAGTGACCTTTCAAGGCTTAAAGACTTGGAAAATGCTGTTGTATCAATGAAAAAATCTGTCGAGCAGATAAAAAAGACCAGAATGGATTGGCCTGCTATATTCGATGATATTACTTTAATAACTCCTAGAAATGTTTCTATTATAAATCTTACAGCTGATGAACAAGGGATGAAATTGACTGGAGAGGCCAAATCTGCGGAAGATATAGCATTATTTATTAAGAACCTCAAATCTTTAAATTATATTTATGAGATAAAACCTGTATCCATTGGAGATGAAAATAAGGGTATATTGTCTTTTAATTTGAATATATACTTTAAGGTGGCACAAAGATGA